Proteins encoded in a region of the Carassius gibelio isolate Cgi1373 ecotype wild population from Czech Republic chromosome B5, carGib1.2-hapl.c, whole genome shotgun sequence genome:
- the LOC127957943 gene encoding kelch-like protein 13 isoform X1, with the protein MPLKWKSGSPVSWKFPVPVLKTSRSSPLSPAYIHRHSFVVWTTHSLLAASPTYHLTGSLVEDDDAQMMKVSLGCSEMGLSSHLQASKPGNTRFFTSNTHSSVVLQGFDQLRIEGLLCDVTLVAGDGDEAFPVHRAMMASSSDYFKAMFTGGMKEQDLMCIKLHGVNRIGLKKIIDFIYTAKLSLNMENLQDTLEAASFLQILPVLDFCKVFLISGVSLDNCVEVGRIANTYNLTEVDKYVNNFILKNFPSLLGTGEFVKLPFERLAFVLSSNSLKHCSELDLFKSACRWLRYEEGRMEYAAKLMRNIRFPLMSPTELINHVQTVDFMRTDNTCVNLLLEASNYQMMPYMQPVMQSERTMIRSDNTHLVTLGGVLRQQLVVSKELRLFDEKAHEWKALAPMDAPRYQHGIAVIGNFLYVVGGQSNYDTKGKTAVDTVFRYDPRYNKWIQVACLNEKRTFFHLSALKGHLYAVGGRNAAGELATVECYNPRTNEWSYVAKMNEPHYGHAGTVYGGYMYISGGITHDTFQKELMCFDPDADKWTQKAPMTTVRGLHCMCTVGDRLYVIGGNHFRGTSDYDDVLSCEYYSPALDLWTPIAAMLRGQSDVGVAVFENKIYVVGGYSWNNRCMVEIVQKYDPEKDEWHKVFDLPESLGGIRACTLTVFPPEDLSLSGSPNRESPLSAP; encoded by the exons CCACCGGCACTCGTTTGTGGTGTGGACCACCCACTCTCTGCTTGCTGCATCTCCAACCTATCACCTGACAGG ATCACTGGTGGAAGATGATGATGCTCAGATGATGAAGGTGTCCCTGGGATGCAGTGAAATGGGGCTTTCCTCCCACTTGCAGGCCTCAAAACCAGGAAACACACGCTTCTTTACCAGCAACACACACAGCTCTGTGGTTTTACAG GGTTTTGACCAGTTGAGGATAGAGGGCCTGCTGTGTGATGTCACGTTGGTGGCAGGAGATGGGGATGAGGCGTTTCCTGTTCACCGAGCCATGATGGCCTCCTCCAGCGACTACTTTAAAGCCATGTTTACAG GTGGAATGAAAGAGCAGGATTTGATGTGTATAAAGCTGCATGGCGTGAATCGAATAGGGCTAAAGAAGATTATAGACTTCATTTACACCGCCAAACTCTCCCTCAACATGGAGAACCTACAGGACACCCTAGAGGCTGCTAGCTTTCTCCAGATACTGCCTGTCCTTGACTTCTGCAAAGTCTTTCTCATTTCTGGG GTGTCGCTGGACAACTGCGTGGAGGTGGGGCGCATCGCCAACACCTACAACCTCACAGAGGTGGACAAATACGTCAACAACTTTATCCTGAAGAATTTCCCCTCGCTACTCGGCACCGGCGAGTTTGTCAAACTTCCATTCGAACGTCTAGCGTTTGTGCTTTCCTCCAACAGTCTAAAACACTGCAGTGAGCTGGACCTGTTCAAATCTGCGTGCCGCTGGCTACGCTACGAAGAAGGACGCATGGAATATGCCGCCAAGCTAATGCGCAATATCCGATTCCCCCTCATGAGTCCAACAGAACTCATAAACCACGTACAGACTGTTGACTTCATGCGTACGGACAATACCTGTGTTAATCTTTTATTAGAAGCCAGCAACTACCAGATGATGCCATACATGCAGCCGGTGATGCAGTCGGAACGAACCATGATCCGTTCAGACAATACCCATTTAGTAACACTAGGGGGCGTGCTACGGCAACAGCTAGTTGTAAGTAAAGAGTTGCGACTTTTTGACGAGAAAGCACATGAATGGAAAGCACTGGCACCCATGGACGCCCCGCGCTACCAGCATGGGATCGCAGTGATCGGGAATTTTTTGTATGTGGTCGGGGGACAAAGTAACTATGACACTAAAGGAAAAACCGCTGTGGATACCGTGTTTCGATATGACCCGAGATATAACAAGTGGATTCAGGTGGCATGTCTGAATGAGAAGAGGACCTTCTTTCATCTGAGCGCTCTCAAAGGACATCTATATGCAGTGGGCGGGAGAAACGCTGCAGGAGAGCTGG CAACTGTGGAGTGTTATAACCCCAGAACAAATGAATGGTCTTATGTGGCTAAAATGAACGAGCCGCATTACGGACACGCAGGCACTGTTTACGGAGGATACATGTACATTTCAG GTGGAATAACTCATGACACCTTCCAGAAAGAGCTCATGTGCTTCGACCCGGATGCAGATAAGTGGACTCAGAAGGCTCCAATGACGACGGTCCGTGGCCTGCACTGCATGTGCACAGTGGGCGACCGCCTCTACGTCATCGGCGGAAACCACTTCCGGGGCACAAGCGACTATGACGACGTGCTGAGCTGTGAGTACTACAGTCCCGCCTTGGACCTGTGGACGCCGATCGCCGCCATGCTCCGCGGACAGAGCGACGTGGGCGTGGCCGTGTTTGAGAACAAGATCTACGTGGTGGGCGGCTACTCATGGAACAATCGCTGCATGGTGGAGATCGTCCAGAAATACGACCCCGAGAAGGACGAATGGCACAAAGTGTTCGACTTGCCTGAGTCCCTGGGTGGCATCAGAGCCTGCACTCTGACCGTGTTTCCGCCCGAGGACCTCTCACTCAGCGGCTCACCGAACCGCGAGTCTCCTCTGTCAGCTCCTTGA
- the LOC127957943 gene encoding kelch-like protein 13 isoform X4: MPLKWKSGSPVSWKFPVPVLKTSRSSPLSPAYISLVEDDDAQMMKVSLGCSEMGLSSHLQASKPGNTRFFTSNTHSSVVLQGFDQLRIEGLLCDVTLVAGDGDEAFPVHRAMMASSSDYFKAMFTGGMKEQDLMCIKLHGVNRIGLKKIIDFIYTAKLSLNMENLQDTLEAASFLQILPVLDFCKVFLISGVSLDNCVEVGRIANTYNLTEVDKYVNNFILKNFPSLLGTGEFVKLPFERLAFVLSSNSLKHCSELDLFKSACRWLRYEEGRMEYAAKLMRNIRFPLMSPTELINHVQTVDFMRTDNTCVNLLLEASNYQMMPYMQPVMQSERTMIRSDNTHLVTLGGVLRQQLVVSKELRLFDEKAHEWKALAPMDAPRYQHGIAVIGNFLYVVGGQSNYDTKGKTAVDTVFRYDPRYNKWIQVACLNEKRTFFHLSALKGHLYAVGGRNAAGELATVECYNPRTNEWSYVAKMNEPHYGHAGTVYGGYMYISGGITHDTFQKELMCFDPDADKWTQKAPMTTVRGLHCMCTVGDRLYVIGGNHFRGTSDYDDVLSCEYYSPALDLWTPIAAMLRGQSDVGVAVFENKIYVVGGYSWNNRCMVEIVQKYDPEKDEWHKVFDLPESLGGIRACTLTVFPPEDLSLSGSPNRESPLSAP, from the exons ATCACTGGTGGAAGATGATGATGCTCAGATGATGAAGGTGTCCCTGGGATGCAGTGAAATGGGGCTTTCCTCCCACTTGCAGGCCTCAAAACCAGGAAACACACGCTTCTTTACCAGCAACACACACAGCTCTGTGGTTTTACAG GGTTTTGACCAGTTGAGGATAGAGGGCCTGCTGTGTGATGTCACGTTGGTGGCAGGAGATGGGGATGAGGCGTTTCCTGTTCACCGAGCCATGATGGCCTCCTCCAGCGACTACTTTAAAGCCATGTTTACAG GTGGAATGAAAGAGCAGGATTTGATGTGTATAAAGCTGCATGGCGTGAATCGAATAGGGCTAAAGAAGATTATAGACTTCATTTACACCGCCAAACTCTCCCTCAACATGGAGAACCTACAGGACACCCTAGAGGCTGCTAGCTTTCTCCAGATACTGCCTGTCCTTGACTTCTGCAAAGTCTTTCTCATTTCTGGG GTGTCGCTGGACAACTGCGTGGAGGTGGGGCGCATCGCCAACACCTACAACCTCACAGAGGTGGACAAATACGTCAACAACTTTATCCTGAAGAATTTCCCCTCGCTACTCGGCACCGGCGAGTTTGTCAAACTTCCATTCGAACGTCTAGCGTTTGTGCTTTCCTCCAACAGTCTAAAACACTGCAGTGAGCTGGACCTGTTCAAATCTGCGTGCCGCTGGCTACGCTACGAAGAAGGACGCATGGAATATGCCGCCAAGCTAATGCGCAATATCCGATTCCCCCTCATGAGTCCAACAGAACTCATAAACCACGTACAGACTGTTGACTTCATGCGTACGGACAATACCTGTGTTAATCTTTTATTAGAAGCCAGCAACTACCAGATGATGCCATACATGCAGCCGGTGATGCAGTCGGAACGAACCATGATCCGTTCAGACAATACCCATTTAGTAACACTAGGGGGCGTGCTACGGCAACAGCTAGTTGTAAGTAAAGAGTTGCGACTTTTTGACGAGAAAGCACATGAATGGAAAGCACTGGCACCCATGGACGCCCCGCGCTACCAGCATGGGATCGCAGTGATCGGGAATTTTTTGTATGTGGTCGGGGGACAAAGTAACTATGACACTAAAGGAAAAACCGCTGTGGATACCGTGTTTCGATATGACCCGAGATATAACAAGTGGATTCAGGTGGCATGTCTGAATGAGAAGAGGACCTTCTTTCATCTGAGCGCTCTCAAAGGACATCTATATGCAGTGGGCGGGAGAAACGCTGCAGGAGAGCTGG CAACTGTGGAGTGTTATAACCCCAGAACAAATGAATGGTCTTATGTGGCTAAAATGAACGAGCCGCATTACGGACACGCAGGCACTGTTTACGGAGGATACATGTACATTTCAG GTGGAATAACTCATGACACCTTCCAGAAAGAGCTCATGTGCTTCGACCCGGATGCAGATAAGTGGACTCAGAAGGCTCCAATGACGACGGTCCGTGGCCTGCACTGCATGTGCACAGTGGGCGACCGCCTCTACGTCATCGGCGGAAACCACTTCCGGGGCACAAGCGACTATGACGACGTGCTGAGCTGTGAGTACTACAGTCCCGCCTTGGACCTGTGGACGCCGATCGCCGCCATGCTCCGCGGACAGAGCGACGTGGGCGTGGCCGTGTTTGAGAACAAGATCTACGTGGTGGGCGGCTACTCATGGAACAATCGCTGCATGGTGGAGATCGTCCAGAAATACGACCCCGAGAAGGACGAATGGCACAAAGTGTTCGACTTGCCTGAGTCCCTGGGTGGCATCAGAGCCTGCACTCTGACCGTGTTTCCGCCCGAGGACCTCTCACTCAGCGGCTCACCGAACCGCGAGTCTCCTCTGTCAGCTCCTTGA
- the LOC127957943 gene encoding kelch-like protein 13 isoform X3: protein MDHPVHRGDTMSMGLHDSHRHSFVVWTTHSLLAASPTYHLTGSLVEDDDAQMMKVSLGCSEMGLSSHLQASKPGNTRFFTSNTHSSVVLQGFDQLRIEGLLCDVTLVAGDGDEAFPVHRAMMASSSDYFKAMFTGGMKEQDLMCIKLHGVNRIGLKKIIDFIYTAKLSLNMENLQDTLEAASFLQILPVLDFCKVFLISGVSLDNCVEVGRIANTYNLTEVDKYVNNFILKNFPSLLGTGEFVKLPFERLAFVLSSNSLKHCSELDLFKSACRWLRYEEGRMEYAAKLMRNIRFPLMSPTELINHVQTVDFMRTDNTCVNLLLEASNYQMMPYMQPVMQSERTMIRSDNTHLVTLGGVLRQQLVVSKELRLFDEKAHEWKALAPMDAPRYQHGIAVIGNFLYVVGGQSNYDTKGKTAVDTVFRYDPRYNKWIQVACLNEKRTFFHLSALKGHLYAVGGRNAAGELATVECYNPRTNEWSYVAKMNEPHYGHAGTVYGGYMYISGGITHDTFQKELMCFDPDADKWTQKAPMTTVRGLHCMCTVGDRLYVIGGNHFRGTSDYDDVLSCEYYSPALDLWTPIAAMLRGQSDVGVAVFENKIYVVGGYSWNNRCMVEIVQKYDPEKDEWHKVFDLPESLGGIRACTLTVFPPEDLSLSGSPNRESPLSAP, encoded by the exons CCACCGGCACTCGTTTGTGGTGTGGACCACCCACTCTCTGCTTGCTGCATCTCCAACCTATCACCTGACAGG ATCACTGGTGGAAGATGATGATGCTCAGATGATGAAGGTGTCCCTGGGATGCAGTGAAATGGGGCTTTCCTCCCACTTGCAGGCCTCAAAACCAGGAAACACACGCTTCTTTACCAGCAACACACACAGCTCTGTGGTTTTACAG GGTTTTGACCAGTTGAGGATAGAGGGCCTGCTGTGTGATGTCACGTTGGTGGCAGGAGATGGGGATGAGGCGTTTCCTGTTCACCGAGCCATGATGGCCTCCTCCAGCGACTACTTTAAAGCCATGTTTACAG GTGGAATGAAAGAGCAGGATTTGATGTGTATAAAGCTGCATGGCGTGAATCGAATAGGGCTAAAGAAGATTATAGACTTCATTTACACCGCCAAACTCTCCCTCAACATGGAGAACCTACAGGACACCCTAGAGGCTGCTAGCTTTCTCCAGATACTGCCTGTCCTTGACTTCTGCAAAGTCTTTCTCATTTCTGGG GTGTCGCTGGACAACTGCGTGGAGGTGGGGCGCATCGCCAACACCTACAACCTCACAGAGGTGGACAAATACGTCAACAACTTTATCCTGAAGAATTTCCCCTCGCTACTCGGCACCGGCGAGTTTGTCAAACTTCCATTCGAACGTCTAGCGTTTGTGCTTTCCTCCAACAGTCTAAAACACTGCAGTGAGCTGGACCTGTTCAAATCTGCGTGCCGCTGGCTACGCTACGAAGAAGGACGCATGGAATATGCCGCCAAGCTAATGCGCAATATCCGATTCCCCCTCATGAGTCCAACAGAACTCATAAACCACGTACAGACTGTTGACTTCATGCGTACGGACAATACCTGTGTTAATCTTTTATTAGAAGCCAGCAACTACCAGATGATGCCATACATGCAGCCGGTGATGCAGTCGGAACGAACCATGATCCGTTCAGACAATACCCATTTAGTAACACTAGGGGGCGTGCTACGGCAACAGCTAGTTGTAAGTAAAGAGTTGCGACTTTTTGACGAGAAAGCACATGAATGGAAAGCACTGGCACCCATGGACGCCCCGCGCTACCAGCATGGGATCGCAGTGATCGGGAATTTTTTGTATGTGGTCGGGGGACAAAGTAACTATGACACTAAAGGAAAAACCGCTGTGGATACCGTGTTTCGATATGACCCGAGATATAACAAGTGGATTCAGGTGGCATGTCTGAATGAGAAGAGGACCTTCTTTCATCTGAGCGCTCTCAAAGGACATCTATATGCAGTGGGCGGGAGAAACGCTGCAGGAGAGCTGG CAACTGTGGAGTGTTATAACCCCAGAACAAATGAATGGTCTTATGTGGCTAAAATGAACGAGCCGCATTACGGACACGCAGGCACTGTTTACGGAGGATACATGTACATTTCAG GTGGAATAACTCATGACACCTTCCAGAAAGAGCTCATGTGCTTCGACCCGGATGCAGATAAGTGGACTCAGAAGGCTCCAATGACGACGGTCCGTGGCCTGCACTGCATGTGCACAGTGGGCGACCGCCTCTACGTCATCGGCGGAAACCACTTCCGGGGCACAAGCGACTATGACGACGTGCTGAGCTGTGAGTACTACAGTCCCGCCTTGGACCTGTGGACGCCGATCGCCGCCATGCTCCGCGGACAGAGCGACGTGGGCGTGGCCGTGTTTGAGAACAAGATCTACGTGGTGGGCGGCTACTCATGGAACAATCGCTGCATGGTGGAGATCGTCCAGAAATACGACCCCGAGAAGGACGAATGGCACAAAGTGTTCGACTTGCCTGAGTCCCTGGGTGGCATCAGAGCCTGCACTCTGACCGTGTTTCCGCCCGAGGACCTCTCACTCAGCGGCTCACCGAACCGCGAGTCTCCTCTGTCAGCTCCTTGA
- the LOC127957943 gene encoding kelch-like protein 13 isoform X2 has product MDHPVHRGDTMSMGLHDRYCAIHRHSFVVWTTHSLLAASPTYHLTGSLVEDDDAQMMKVSLGCSEMGLSSHLQASKPGNTRFFTSNTHSSVVLQGFDQLRIEGLLCDVTLVAGDGDEAFPVHRAMMASSSDYFKAMFTGGMKEQDLMCIKLHGVNRIGLKKIIDFIYTAKLSLNMENLQDTLEAASFLQILPVLDFCKVFLISGVSLDNCVEVGRIANTYNLTEVDKYVNNFILKNFPSLLGTGEFVKLPFERLAFVLSSNSLKHCSELDLFKSACRWLRYEEGRMEYAAKLMRNIRFPLMSPTELINHVQTVDFMRTDNTCVNLLLEASNYQMMPYMQPVMQSERTMIRSDNTHLVTLGGVLRQQLVVSKELRLFDEKAHEWKALAPMDAPRYQHGIAVIGNFLYVVGGQSNYDTKGKTAVDTVFRYDPRYNKWIQVACLNEKRTFFHLSALKGHLYAVGGRNAAGELATVECYNPRTNEWSYVAKMNEPHYGHAGTVYGGYMYISGGITHDTFQKELMCFDPDADKWTQKAPMTTVRGLHCMCTVGDRLYVIGGNHFRGTSDYDDVLSCEYYSPALDLWTPIAAMLRGQSDVGVAVFENKIYVVGGYSWNNRCMVEIVQKYDPEKDEWHKVFDLPESLGGIRACTLTVFPPEDLSLSGSPNRESPLSAP; this is encoded by the exons CCACCGGCACTCGTTTGTGGTGTGGACCACCCACTCTCTGCTTGCTGCATCTCCAACCTATCACCTGACAGG ATCACTGGTGGAAGATGATGATGCTCAGATGATGAAGGTGTCCCTGGGATGCAGTGAAATGGGGCTTTCCTCCCACTTGCAGGCCTCAAAACCAGGAAACACACGCTTCTTTACCAGCAACACACACAGCTCTGTGGTTTTACAG GGTTTTGACCAGTTGAGGATAGAGGGCCTGCTGTGTGATGTCACGTTGGTGGCAGGAGATGGGGATGAGGCGTTTCCTGTTCACCGAGCCATGATGGCCTCCTCCAGCGACTACTTTAAAGCCATGTTTACAG GTGGAATGAAAGAGCAGGATTTGATGTGTATAAAGCTGCATGGCGTGAATCGAATAGGGCTAAAGAAGATTATAGACTTCATTTACACCGCCAAACTCTCCCTCAACATGGAGAACCTACAGGACACCCTAGAGGCTGCTAGCTTTCTCCAGATACTGCCTGTCCTTGACTTCTGCAAAGTCTTTCTCATTTCTGGG GTGTCGCTGGACAACTGCGTGGAGGTGGGGCGCATCGCCAACACCTACAACCTCACAGAGGTGGACAAATACGTCAACAACTTTATCCTGAAGAATTTCCCCTCGCTACTCGGCACCGGCGAGTTTGTCAAACTTCCATTCGAACGTCTAGCGTTTGTGCTTTCCTCCAACAGTCTAAAACACTGCAGTGAGCTGGACCTGTTCAAATCTGCGTGCCGCTGGCTACGCTACGAAGAAGGACGCATGGAATATGCCGCCAAGCTAATGCGCAATATCCGATTCCCCCTCATGAGTCCAACAGAACTCATAAACCACGTACAGACTGTTGACTTCATGCGTACGGACAATACCTGTGTTAATCTTTTATTAGAAGCCAGCAACTACCAGATGATGCCATACATGCAGCCGGTGATGCAGTCGGAACGAACCATGATCCGTTCAGACAATACCCATTTAGTAACACTAGGGGGCGTGCTACGGCAACAGCTAGTTGTAAGTAAAGAGTTGCGACTTTTTGACGAGAAAGCACATGAATGGAAAGCACTGGCACCCATGGACGCCCCGCGCTACCAGCATGGGATCGCAGTGATCGGGAATTTTTTGTATGTGGTCGGGGGACAAAGTAACTATGACACTAAAGGAAAAACCGCTGTGGATACCGTGTTTCGATATGACCCGAGATATAACAAGTGGATTCAGGTGGCATGTCTGAATGAGAAGAGGACCTTCTTTCATCTGAGCGCTCTCAAAGGACATCTATATGCAGTGGGCGGGAGAAACGCTGCAGGAGAGCTGG CAACTGTGGAGTGTTATAACCCCAGAACAAATGAATGGTCTTATGTGGCTAAAATGAACGAGCCGCATTACGGACACGCAGGCACTGTTTACGGAGGATACATGTACATTTCAG GTGGAATAACTCATGACACCTTCCAGAAAGAGCTCATGTGCTTCGACCCGGATGCAGATAAGTGGACTCAGAAGGCTCCAATGACGACGGTCCGTGGCCTGCACTGCATGTGCACAGTGGGCGACCGCCTCTACGTCATCGGCGGAAACCACTTCCGGGGCACAAGCGACTATGACGACGTGCTGAGCTGTGAGTACTACAGTCCCGCCTTGGACCTGTGGACGCCGATCGCCGCCATGCTCCGCGGACAGAGCGACGTGGGCGTGGCCGTGTTTGAGAACAAGATCTACGTGGTGGGCGGCTACTCATGGAACAATCGCTGCATGGTGGAGATCGTCCAGAAATACGACCCCGAGAAGGACGAATGGCACAAAGTGTTCGACTTGCCTGAGTCCCTGGGTGGCATCAGAGCCTGCACTCTGACCGTGTTTCCGCCCGAGGACCTCTCACTCAGCGGCTCACCGAACCGCGAGTCTCCTCTGTCAGCTCCTTGA
- the LOC127957943 gene encoding kelch-like protein 13 isoform X5, producing the protein MDHPVHRGDTMSMGLHDRYCAISLVEDDDAQMMKVSLGCSEMGLSSHLQASKPGNTRFFTSNTHSSVVLQGFDQLRIEGLLCDVTLVAGDGDEAFPVHRAMMASSSDYFKAMFTGGMKEQDLMCIKLHGVNRIGLKKIIDFIYTAKLSLNMENLQDTLEAASFLQILPVLDFCKVFLISGVSLDNCVEVGRIANTYNLTEVDKYVNNFILKNFPSLLGTGEFVKLPFERLAFVLSSNSLKHCSELDLFKSACRWLRYEEGRMEYAAKLMRNIRFPLMSPTELINHVQTVDFMRTDNTCVNLLLEASNYQMMPYMQPVMQSERTMIRSDNTHLVTLGGVLRQQLVVSKELRLFDEKAHEWKALAPMDAPRYQHGIAVIGNFLYVVGGQSNYDTKGKTAVDTVFRYDPRYNKWIQVACLNEKRTFFHLSALKGHLYAVGGRNAAGELATVECYNPRTNEWSYVAKMNEPHYGHAGTVYGGYMYISGGITHDTFQKELMCFDPDADKWTQKAPMTTVRGLHCMCTVGDRLYVIGGNHFRGTSDYDDVLSCEYYSPALDLWTPIAAMLRGQSDVGVAVFENKIYVVGGYSWNNRCMVEIVQKYDPEKDEWHKVFDLPESLGGIRACTLTVFPPEDLSLSGSPNRESPLSAP; encoded by the exons ATCACTGGTGGAAGATGATGATGCTCAGATGATGAAGGTGTCCCTGGGATGCAGTGAAATGGGGCTTTCCTCCCACTTGCAGGCCTCAAAACCAGGAAACACACGCTTCTTTACCAGCAACACACACAGCTCTGTGGTTTTACAG GGTTTTGACCAGTTGAGGATAGAGGGCCTGCTGTGTGATGTCACGTTGGTGGCAGGAGATGGGGATGAGGCGTTTCCTGTTCACCGAGCCATGATGGCCTCCTCCAGCGACTACTTTAAAGCCATGTTTACAG GTGGAATGAAAGAGCAGGATTTGATGTGTATAAAGCTGCATGGCGTGAATCGAATAGGGCTAAAGAAGATTATAGACTTCATTTACACCGCCAAACTCTCCCTCAACATGGAGAACCTACAGGACACCCTAGAGGCTGCTAGCTTTCTCCAGATACTGCCTGTCCTTGACTTCTGCAAAGTCTTTCTCATTTCTGGG GTGTCGCTGGACAACTGCGTGGAGGTGGGGCGCATCGCCAACACCTACAACCTCACAGAGGTGGACAAATACGTCAACAACTTTATCCTGAAGAATTTCCCCTCGCTACTCGGCACCGGCGAGTTTGTCAAACTTCCATTCGAACGTCTAGCGTTTGTGCTTTCCTCCAACAGTCTAAAACACTGCAGTGAGCTGGACCTGTTCAAATCTGCGTGCCGCTGGCTACGCTACGAAGAAGGACGCATGGAATATGCCGCCAAGCTAATGCGCAATATCCGATTCCCCCTCATGAGTCCAACAGAACTCATAAACCACGTACAGACTGTTGACTTCATGCGTACGGACAATACCTGTGTTAATCTTTTATTAGAAGCCAGCAACTACCAGATGATGCCATACATGCAGCCGGTGATGCAGTCGGAACGAACCATGATCCGTTCAGACAATACCCATTTAGTAACACTAGGGGGCGTGCTACGGCAACAGCTAGTTGTAAGTAAAGAGTTGCGACTTTTTGACGAGAAAGCACATGAATGGAAAGCACTGGCACCCATGGACGCCCCGCGCTACCAGCATGGGATCGCAGTGATCGGGAATTTTTTGTATGTGGTCGGGGGACAAAGTAACTATGACACTAAAGGAAAAACCGCTGTGGATACCGTGTTTCGATATGACCCGAGATATAACAAGTGGATTCAGGTGGCATGTCTGAATGAGAAGAGGACCTTCTTTCATCTGAGCGCTCTCAAAGGACATCTATATGCAGTGGGCGGGAGAAACGCTGCAGGAGAGCTGG CAACTGTGGAGTGTTATAACCCCAGAACAAATGAATGGTCTTATGTGGCTAAAATGAACGAGCCGCATTACGGACACGCAGGCACTGTTTACGGAGGATACATGTACATTTCAG GTGGAATAACTCATGACACCTTCCAGAAAGAGCTCATGTGCTTCGACCCGGATGCAGATAAGTGGACTCAGAAGGCTCCAATGACGACGGTCCGTGGCCTGCACTGCATGTGCACAGTGGGCGACCGCCTCTACGTCATCGGCGGAAACCACTTCCGGGGCACAAGCGACTATGACGACGTGCTGAGCTGTGAGTACTACAGTCCCGCCTTGGACCTGTGGACGCCGATCGCCGCCATGCTCCGCGGACAGAGCGACGTGGGCGTGGCCGTGTTTGAGAACAAGATCTACGTGGTGGGCGGCTACTCATGGAACAATCGCTGCATGGTGGAGATCGTCCAGAAATACGACCCCGAGAAGGACGAATGGCACAAAGTGTTCGACTTGCCTGAGTCCCTGGGTGGCATCAGAGCCTGCACTCTGACCGTGTTTCCGCCCGAGGACCTCTCACTCAGCGGCTCACCGAACCGCGAGTCTCCTCTGTCAGCTCCTTGA